The Acidicapsa acidisoli genome contains a region encoding:
- a CDS encoding chloride channel protein, whose protein sequence is MPSSSDGSQAPGLPDFQRPSLEEQIVERPVFKQPASREKRLFLVLPIFIGILSGLLVVCFRISIEWLRLALMGKSLHRGDWRLIAVPAAIGLIVALLVEFVFPSVRGSGLNQTKAAMYIHDGYISLRTMFGKFICTALALGGGYSLGPEDPSLQIGAAISSTVSRRFGLSPENLRLFAPVGAAAGLAAAFNAPITALLFVIEEVVGNWNASVLGSIVLAAISGDAVSRWYFGDAPLFRIPELELRDPRELLAYAILGVAGGLAALVFAATLRQLRPRLAALPHWTRLVQPPLAGMLIGLIGFLGYPQVMGVGYETINQAIGGGLPWKLLLALAALKMLATTLGFSSGTPGGMFAPTLFIGAMLGTAIGSIQQIWLPHLTGPIGSYTLAGMGVLFAAFLRAPLTSVFMVLEVSGNYSIVAPVILANTVAYLIARRFDPVPIFEVFTRQDGLDLPSMEEVRAEERLHIEDALDTVIEFSEEPMPIPVLPASLRLREALNESEASPHDSGAVVIQFPDGNGYSLGAAELEKFGANASPETAVGDLLPEERLPLLYPDMPLDGTLRHFARWPALLIRNRARTTAVEGVLTENAVLACFREQRHGEMG, encoded by the coding sequence ATGCCTAGCTCGTCCGACGGTTCTCAGGCGCCTGGGTTGCCTGACTTCCAGCGGCCCAGTCTCGAAGAGCAAATCGTCGAGAGGCCAGTCTTCAAACAGCCAGCCAGCCGAGAGAAGCGGCTCTTTCTTGTCCTTCCTATCTTTATCGGCATCCTCTCCGGATTACTGGTGGTCTGTTTCCGCATCTCCATCGAGTGGCTTCGGCTTGCGTTGATGGGCAAGAGTCTCCACCGAGGCGACTGGCGCCTGATCGCCGTGCCTGCGGCGATTGGCTTGATTGTGGCGCTGCTGGTCGAGTTTGTCTTTCCCTCTGTGCGTGGATCGGGGCTGAACCAGACAAAGGCAGCGATGTATATCCACGATGGGTATATCTCGCTGCGGACGATGTTCGGCAAGTTCATTTGCACGGCGCTGGCGCTGGGGGGTGGATATTCGTTAGGACCGGAAGACCCTTCGTTGCAGATTGGCGCGGCGATCTCGTCGACAGTGAGCCGGAGATTTGGGCTTTCGCCTGAAAATCTGCGGCTGTTTGCGCCAGTGGGCGCGGCGGCGGGACTGGCGGCAGCTTTCAATGCTCCGATCACGGCGCTGCTCTTTGTGATCGAGGAGGTTGTGGGCAACTGGAATGCGTCGGTGCTGGGGTCGATTGTGTTGGCGGCCATCTCCGGGGATGCGGTTTCGCGCTGGTACTTCGGCGATGCGCCGCTGTTTCGCATACCAGAGCTGGAGCTGCGCGACCCGCGCGAACTGCTGGCTTACGCCATTCTCGGGGTTGCAGGAGGATTAGCGGCGCTCGTGTTTGCGGCGACGCTGCGGCAACTCAGGCCCAGGCTGGCGGCACTGCCGCATTGGACGCGGCTGGTGCAGCCTCCGCTGGCGGGAATGTTGATCGGGCTGATTGGATTTCTCGGGTATCCGCAGGTGATGGGTGTGGGCTACGAGACGATCAACCAGGCGATTGGCGGAGGATTGCCGTGGAAGCTGCTGCTGGCGCTGGCCGCGTTGAAGATGCTGGCGACGACGCTGGGATTCTCTTCGGGAACGCCGGGCGGCATGTTCGCGCCGACGCTTTTTATCGGGGCGATGCTGGGAACGGCGATCGGAAGTATTCAGCAGATCTGGCTGCCGCATCTGACAGGACCGATCGGATCGTACACGCTGGCCGGGATGGGCGTGCTTTTTGCCGCTTTTCTGCGTGCGCCGTTGACCTCGGTCTTCATGGTGCTGGAGGTGAGCGGGAACTATTCGATTGTGGCGCCGGTCATTCTGGCGAACACTGTGGCTTACCTGATTGCACGCAGATTCGATCCCGTTCCGATCTTTGAGGTGTTTACGCGTCAGGATGGGCTGGATCTGCCGTCGATGGAAGAGGTACGTGCAGAAGAACGGCTGCATATCGAAGATGCTTTAGACACGGTCATCGAGTTCTCGGAAGAGCCGATGCCGATTCCAGTGCTGCCTGCCAGTCTGCGGCTGCGCGAGGCGCTGAACGAATCGGAAGCCAGCCCGCATGATTCGGGCGCAGTGGTAATTCAGTTTCCGGATGGAAACGGATACTCGCTAGGTGCCGCGGAACTGGAGAAGTTTGGCGCCAATGCCTCGCCGGAAACGGCGGTGGGCGATCTGCTGCCGGAGGAGCGGCTTCCGCTGCTCTATCCCGATATGCCTCTGGATGGGACGCTGCGCCACTTTGCGCGGTGGCCAGCGCTACTGATTCGCAACCGGGCGCGAACCACGGCTGTGGAGGGTGTGCTTACGGAAAACGCGGTGCTGGCTTGTTTCCGGGAGCAGCGCCACGGCGAAATGGGGTGA
- a CDS encoding polyprenol monophosphomannose synthase, which yields MSSVVIKPSYMPVDTGANLDAAELPRGNAQLAKLALVIPTLREAENICNVLRQVRSVLDPVGVPYEILVVDDDSCDGTVEAVSALAVEDPRVRLLVRKGERGLSGAILHGWQRTDAAVLGVMDADLQHPPELLPELLAAILDDRDIVIGSRYTPGGELGQWNPARKFLSAAAVWVTWPLQRSRVRAKDPMSGFFMVRRRCLDQIRFQRSGFKLLLEILVRGRIQSIEEIPFEFGRRYRGASKANFKVAVDYAKLLARLYAGKYRFRSHS from the coding sequence ATGTCGTCAGTAGTCATAAAACCATCCTATATGCCGGTGGATACCGGAGCCAACCTTGACGCGGCTGAGTTGCCACGGGGCAATGCCCAACTTGCAAAACTCGCGCTCGTGATCCCAACCCTTCGTGAAGCTGAAAACATCTGCAATGTTCTGCGTCAGGTCCGGTCTGTTCTAGATCCGGTTGGTGTTCCTTACGAAATTCTGGTCGTCGACGACGACAGTTGCGACGGCACCGTCGAGGCCGTCTCAGCCCTCGCCGTGGAAGATCCGCGCGTTCGCCTGTTGGTGCGAAAGGGTGAGAGGGGATTATCCGGCGCTATCCTGCACGGCTGGCAGCGAACAGACGCCGCAGTCCTTGGTGTGATGGATGCCGATCTCCAACACCCGCCCGAACTTCTGCCAGAGTTGCTGGCTGCTATCTTAGACGATCGCGACATTGTAATTGGTAGCCGCTACACTCCCGGCGGGGAACTCGGCCAATGGAATCCAGCCCGCAAGTTCCTTTCCGCCGCCGCCGTCTGGGTCACCTGGCCGTTACAGAGGTCGCGTGTCCGGGCCAAAGATCCAATGTCGGGTTTTTTTATGGTGCGCCGCCGTTGCCTCGACCAGATCCGATTCCAACGTTCGGGTTTCAAACTCCTCCTTGAAATTCTGGTACGTGGTCGCATTCAATCGATTGAAGAGATTCCATTCGAGTTCGGCCGCAGGTATCGTGGTGCAAGCAAAGCCAATTTCAAGGTTGCAGTCGATTACGCAAAGCTTCTGGCGAGACTTTACGCCGGGAAATACCGATTTCGAAGTCATTCCTAG